Proteins found in one Streptomyces sp. NBC_00461 genomic segment:
- a CDS encoding LutB/LldF family L-lactate oxidation iron-sulfur protein — MSGTFVGMPAFPKAAHDAVHNETLRGNLRHATHTIRAKRANAVAELSDWAELREAGKRIKDHTLRHLDRYLVQLEEAVTAAGGTVHWAADADEANRIVADLVKATGESEVVKVKSMATQEIGLNEALEAEGIRAYETDLAELIVQLGKDRPSHILVPAIHRNRGEIRDIFRKEMSEWGRPAPEGLTDTPTELAEAARLHLREKFLRAKVGISGANFMIAETGTLVVVESEGNGRMCLTLPETLISVVGIEKILPTWRDLEVFLQTLPRSSTAERMNPYTSMWTGTSDGGAEAGDGPRHFHLVLLDNGRTDTLADEVGRQALRCIRCSACLNVCPVYERAGGHAYGSVYPGPIGAILSPQLRGTASDIDASLPYASSLCGACYEVCPVAIDIPEVLVHLRERVVEGGPVTREGNKVVLQPAKGHAAERAAMRAARWAFTRPGVLRSGQRLASRTRRLHPRTLPGPGQAWSGSRDLPAVPAEPFRDWWQRTNGGNTEKGTSK, encoded by the coding sequence ATGAGCGGGACATTCGTAGGGATGCCGGCCTTCCCGAAGGCCGCCCACGACGCCGTGCACAACGAGACGCTGCGCGGCAATCTCCGGCACGCCACCCACACCATCCGCGCCAAACGGGCGAACGCGGTGGCCGAGCTGTCCGACTGGGCAGAGTTGCGGGAGGCGGGCAAGCGGATCAAGGACCATACGCTGCGTCATCTCGACCGCTATCTGGTCCAACTGGAGGAAGCGGTCACGGCCGCGGGCGGCACAGTGCACTGGGCCGCGGACGCCGACGAGGCCAACCGGATCGTGGCCGACCTGGTGAAGGCGACCGGCGAGTCCGAGGTCGTCAAGGTCAAGTCGATGGCCACGCAGGAGATCGGCCTCAACGAGGCCCTCGAAGCCGAGGGCATCCGCGCCTACGAGACCGATCTCGCCGAGCTGATCGTGCAGTTGGGCAAGGACCGGCCCTCCCACATCCTGGTCCCCGCCATCCACCGCAACCGCGGCGAGATCCGCGACATCTTCCGCAAGGAGATGAGCGAGTGGGGCCGCCCGGCCCCGGAAGGCCTCACCGACACGCCCACCGAACTCGCCGAGGCGGCCCGTCTGCACCTGCGCGAGAAGTTCCTGCGCGCCAAGGTGGGCATCTCGGGCGCCAACTTCATGATCGCGGAGACCGGCACGCTGGTGGTCGTCGAGTCCGAGGGCAACGGGCGGATGTGCCTGACCCTGCCCGAGACACTGATCTCGGTCGTCGGCATCGAGAAGATCCTGCCGACCTGGCGGGACCTGGAGGTGTTCCTGCAGACCCTCCCCCGCTCCTCCACGGCCGAGCGCATGAACCCGTACACCTCGATGTGGACCGGCACGAGCGACGGTGGCGCCGAGGCAGGGGACGGCCCGCGGCACTTCCATCTCGTCCTGCTGGACAACGGCCGCACCGACACCCTCGCCGACGAGGTCGGCCGCCAGGCCCTGCGCTGCATCCGCTGCTCGGCGTGTCTCAACGTCTGCCCGGTGTACGAGCGGGCGGGCGGCCACGCCTACGGGTCGGTCTACCCGGGCCCGATCGGTGCCATCCTCAGCCCCCAACTCCGGGGCACGGCAAGCGACATCGACGCCTCCCTGCCGTACGCCTCGTCCCTGTGCGGCGCCTGCTATGAGGTGTGCCCCGTCGCCATCGACATCCCCGAGGTCCTCGTCCATCTGCGGGAACGGGTCGTGGAGGGCGGGCCGGTGACCCGCGAGGGCAACAAGGTCGTGCTTCAGCCCGCGAAGGGGCATGCCGCCGAGCGGGCGGCCATGCGCGCGGCGCGCTGGGCGTTCACCCGCCCCGGCGTCCTGCGTTCGGGCCAGCGGCTCGCCTCGCGAACCCGCCGCCTGCATCCACGGACGCTGCCTGGCCCGGGCCAGGCGTGGAGCGGCAGCCGGGACCTTCCGGCGGTGCCGGCGGAGCCGTTCCGCGACTGGTGGCAGCGCACGAACGGCGGGAACACCGAGAAGGGGACCTCGAAGTGA
- a CDS encoding alpha-L-arabinofuranosidase B, with product MVPEPFTFRRLHRGLVVSLAAVALAFAGLVAFSGASQAATQGPCDIYAAGGTPCVAAHSTTRALFASYNGPLYQVQRLSDSALQNIGVLSAGGVANAAAQDSFCAGTTCTITRVYDQTGNSGNTLVYQGPGGTGGADTAATANTETLTVGGQKAYALYINPGNSYFAGGSGVPTGSSPEGEYMVTSGAHVNNGCCFDYGNSETDHHADGNGAMDAINFSTSCWFGGCSGTGPWVQADLENGLFSGGSTTWNPGQVAETSHFVTAMLKNNGTTQMALKGANAQSGSLTQLYSGALPSGYNPMHKQGAIILGSGGDCCQTNNNDSAGTFYEGAMVQGYPSDATDAAVQANIAAAGYVTGTTTPFTRGARLSLKATTSCCTTDYLQHNASDDKVVIAPVSSGSSATDRGDATWIVRPGLANSNCVSFESANASGKYLRHSGLQLYLNPNDGTTLFAADATFCPQPGNSGTGYSLQSLNYPAKYIRHYAFTAYIASNGGTNAWDATSSWAQDTSWLAAAPWS from the coding sequence ATGGTGCCTGAGCCATTCACGTTCCGACGACTGCACCGGGGGCTGGTTGTCTCCTTAGCCGCGGTGGCGCTCGCCTTCGCCGGCCTTGTCGCCTTCAGCGGCGCCTCGCAGGCCGCCACACAAGGGCCCTGTGACATTTACGCGGCGGGCGGCACGCCGTGCGTCGCGGCGCACAGCACCACCCGCGCGCTGTTCGCCTCCTACAACGGCCCGCTCTACCAGGTGCAGCGGCTGTCGGACAGCGCGTTGCAGAACATCGGGGTACTGTCCGCCGGAGGCGTCGCCAACGCCGCGGCGCAGGACTCGTTCTGCGCGGGCACCACGTGCACCATCACCCGCGTCTACGACCAGACCGGCAACAGCGGCAACACCCTGGTCTACCAGGGACCCGGCGGGACCGGCGGCGCCGACACGGCCGCCACCGCGAACACCGAAACGCTGACCGTAGGCGGCCAGAAGGCTTACGCGCTGTACATCAACCCCGGCAACAGCTACTTCGCCGGCGGCTCGGGTGTGCCGACCGGCAGCTCGCCGGAGGGCGAGTACATGGTCACCAGCGGCGCCCACGTCAACAACGGCTGCTGCTTCGACTACGGCAACAGCGAGACCGACCACCACGCCGACGGCAACGGCGCCATGGACGCGATCAACTTCAGCACCTCGTGCTGGTTCGGCGGCTGCAGCGGAACCGGACCGTGGGTGCAGGCGGACCTGGAGAACGGCCTGTTCTCCGGCGGCAGCACGACGTGGAACCCCGGCCAGGTCGCCGAGACCAGCCACTTCGTCACCGCGATGCTCAAGAACAACGGCACCACCCAGATGGCCCTCAAGGGCGCCAACGCCCAGTCCGGGAGCCTGACCCAGCTCTACAGCGGCGCACTGCCCAGCGGATACAACCCGATGCACAAGCAGGGCGCCATCATCCTCGGCAGCGGCGGCGACTGCTGCCAGACCAACAACAACGACAGCGCGGGGACCTTCTACGAGGGCGCCATGGTCCAGGGCTACCCCTCCGACGCCACCGACGCCGCGGTCCAGGCCAACATCGCCGCGGCCGGCTATGTCACCGGCACCACCACCCCCTTCACCCGGGGCGCGAGGCTCTCGCTGAAGGCCACCACCTCCTGCTGCACCACGGACTACCTGCAGCACAACGCGAGCGACGACAAGGTCGTGATCGCGCCGGTGAGCTCCGGCAGTTCCGCCACCGACAGGGGCGACGCCACCTGGATCGTCAGGCCCGGCCTGGCCAACAGTAACTGTGTCTCCTTCGAGTCGGCCAACGCATCCGGCAAGTACCTCAGGCACTCCGGGCTCCAGCTCTACCTCAACCCCAACGACGGGACCACCCTGTTCGCCGCCGACGCCACTTTCTGCCCGCAGCCAGGAAACAGCGGCACCGGTTACTCCCTGCAGTCCCTCAACTACCCGGCCAAGTACATCCGCCACTACGCCTTCACCGCCTACATCGCGAGCAACGGCGGTACCAACGCCTGGGACGCCACGTCGTCGTGGGCCCAGGACACCAGCTGGCTCGCCGCCGCCCCCTGGAGCTGA
- a CDS encoding alpha-L-arabinofuranosidase B, translating to MIKRPWMRSVRRALLAAGASAALAAGLLTATASTSQAATQGPCDIYAAGGTPCVAAHGTTRALYAAYNGPLYQVRRASDNATKDIGVLSVGGYADAAAQDSFCANTSCVITVIYDQSGKGNNLTQAPGGYWPGPAEGGKDNLANAVAAPVTVAGHKAYGVYVAPGTGYRNNHTSGIATGDQPEGMYAIFDGTHFNGGCCFDYGNAETTGNDDGNGTMEAIYFGNSTGWGYGSGNGPWIMADLENGLFSGVNRGFNAGDPSVNNRFVTAIVKGGPNQWAIRGGNAQSGSLSTYYSGVRPNDSGYNPMQKQGAIILGIGGDNSASSAGTFYEGVMTSGYPSDATENAVQANITAVGYSTASTSAPTPGSRISLQATTACCTSDYLRHNDADNKVVISAINSSSSATDKGDATWIVRAGRANTSCLTFESANAPGRFLRHAGFQLYLDADDGGSLFAQDATFCPTYGNSGVGLSFQSVNYPTKYIRHYAYTGYTASNGGSNTWDSTASWAEDTSWLTASPWS from the coding sequence ATGATCAAGCGACCGTGGATGCGCAGCGTCAGACGCGCGCTCCTCGCGGCCGGCGCCAGCGCCGCGCTCGCCGCCGGCCTGCTCACGGCCACGGCCAGCACCTCGCAGGCCGCCACCCAGGGGCCGTGCGACATCTACGCGGCGGGCGGCACCCCGTGCGTCGCGGCGCACGGCACGACCCGCGCCCTGTACGCGGCGTACAACGGCCCGCTGTACCAGGTCAGGCGCGCCTCCGACAACGCGACCAAGGACATCGGCGTGCTGAGCGTCGGCGGGTACGCCGACGCCGCCGCGCAGGATTCCTTCTGCGCCAACACCAGCTGCGTCATCACCGTCATCTACGACCAGTCCGGCAAGGGCAACAACCTCACCCAGGCACCCGGGGGCTACTGGCCCGGGCCGGCCGAGGGTGGGAAGGACAACCTCGCCAACGCCGTCGCCGCGCCGGTCACGGTCGCCGGCCACAAGGCGTACGGCGTCTACGTGGCCCCGGGCACCGGCTACCGGAACAACCACACCTCGGGCATCGCGACCGGCGACCAGCCGGAGGGGATGTACGCGATCTTCGACGGCACGCACTTCAACGGCGGCTGCTGCTTCGACTACGGCAACGCCGAGACGACAGGCAACGACGACGGCAACGGCACCATGGAGGCCATCTACTTCGGCAACAGCACGGGCTGGGGATACGGCAGCGGCAACGGCCCCTGGATCATGGCCGACCTGGAGAACGGCCTGTTCTCCGGCGTCAACCGCGGCTTCAACGCGGGCGACCCGAGCGTCAACAACCGGTTCGTGACCGCCATCGTCAAGGGCGGGCCGAACCAGTGGGCCATCCGCGGCGGCAACGCCCAGTCGGGCAGCCTGTCCACCTACTACAGCGGCGTACGCCCCAACGATTCCGGCTACAACCCGATGCAGAAGCAAGGCGCCATCATCCTCGGCATCGGCGGCGACAACAGCGCTTCCTCCGCAGGCACCTTCTATGAGGGGGTCATGACCTCGGGCTACCCCTCGGACGCCACCGAGAACGCCGTACAGGCCAACATCACCGCCGTCGGCTACAGCACCGCCTCGACCAGCGCCCCCACCCCCGGCTCCCGGATCTCCCTGCAGGCCACCACCGCGTGCTGCACCTCCGACTACCTGCGCCACAACGACGCCGACAACAAGGTCGTCATCTCCGCCATCAACTCCTCCAGCTCGGCCACCGACAAGGGTGACGCCACCTGGATCGTCCGCGCCGGCCGGGCCAACACCTCGTGCCTGACCTTCGAGTCCGCCAATGCACCCGGCCGCTTCCTGCGCCACGCCGGCTTCCAGCTCTACCTGGACGCCGACGACGGCGGCAGCCTGTTCGCGCAGGACGCCACCTTCTGCCCCACTTATGGCAACAGCGGGGTCGGCCTCTCCTTCCAGTCCGTCAACTACCCGACGAAGTACATCCGCCACTACGCCTACACGGGCTACACAGCCAGCAATGGCGGGTCCAACACCTGGGACTCCACGGCGTCCTGGGCCGAGGACACCAGTTGGCTCACCGCGTCTCCCTGGAGCTGA
- a CDS encoding ABC transporter substrate-binding protein, with amino-acid sequence MSLGRRQVLVAGSLTAAAGALGAGTAHATGRAEETKSLEQLYREAKAEGGALIVYAGGDTATQQDGNKAAFEKAFPGITLDIVVDYSKFHDARIDNQLTTGTLVPDVVQLQTLQDFARWKREGVLRCYKPAGFSRVHPAFKAPDGAWTGIFVDAFSAIYNVDKAGTTPPTSARDLLDPRWKGKIVSTFPNDDDAVLYLYKVVVDKYGWDWLRRFVAQDIAWVRGTQEPADRVEAGTAAVALGTDGMLTPADGVRTRFVLPRSDPFMAWAQRAAIFKDAKHPAAAKLYLNWWLDKQTQSDFYMWSVRTDVAPHAGYRPIWDYPNANVNGFDTFMADRALVERFRQQLTLYVGEVTGAPSPGWLGLHPGRR; translated from the coding sequence ATGTCACTCGGACGACGTCAGGTACTCGTCGCAGGCTCACTCACCGCCGCCGCAGGCGCCCTGGGCGCCGGAACGGCGCACGCCACGGGACGCGCAGAGGAGACGAAGAGCCTGGAGCAGCTGTACCGCGAGGCGAAGGCGGAAGGCGGCGCGCTGATCGTCTATGCGGGCGGCGACACCGCGACCCAGCAGGACGGCAACAAGGCCGCCTTCGAGAAGGCGTTCCCCGGCATCACGCTGGACATCGTCGTGGACTACAGCAAGTTCCACGACGCCCGTATCGACAACCAGCTCACCACCGGCACCCTCGTCCCCGACGTCGTCCAGCTGCAGACCCTGCAGGACTTCGCGCGATGGAAGCGGGAGGGCGTACTGCGCTGCTACAAGCCGGCCGGCTTCTCCCGGGTACACCCCGCCTTCAAAGCCCCCGACGGCGCGTGGACCGGCATCTTCGTCGACGCGTTCTCCGCGATCTACAACGTCGACAAGGCCGGGACCACTCCGCCCACCTCCGCCCGGGACCTCCTCGACCCCCGCTGGAAGGGGAAGATCGTCTCGACGTTCCCCAACGACGACGACGCCGTCCTCTACCTCTACAAGGTCGTCGTCGACAAGTACGGCTGGGACTGGCTGCGCCGCTTCGTCGCCCAGGACATCGCCTGGGTACGGGGCACCCAGGAACCCGCAGACCGGGTCGAGGCCGGCACCGCGGCCGTCGCCCTCGGCACCGACGGCATGCTGACCCCGGCCGACGGGGTCAGGACCCGCTTCGTCCTGCCGAGGAGCGATCCCTTCATGGCCTGGGCCCAGCGCGCCGCCATCTTCAAGGACGCCAAGCACCCGGCCGCCGCCAAGCTGTACCTGAACTGGTGGCTCGACAAGCAGACCCAGTCCGACTTCTACATGTGGTCCGTCCGCACCGACGTCGCCCCTCACGCCGGCTATCGCCCCATCTGGGACTACCCCAATGCCAATGTGAACGGCTTCGACACGTTCATGGCCGACCGTGCCCTCGTGGAACGCTTCCGACAGCAGCTGACCCTCTACGTCGGCGAGGTCACCGGAGCACCGTCCCCGGGCTGGCTGGGATTGCACCCCGGACGCCGATGA
- a CDS encoding MarR family winged helix-turn-helix transcriptional regulator codes for MSELLNDEAVVLYGDILRLTDAFGGRADRTIREAAGLGGSEFEVLLRLARHPERRTTSARLAEDLSFTSGGLTRLMARMEEAGLITRHPHPEDRRASLLEATDKGNDLLERALAAHVPQMTADLMEPLTVIERLILRELVTKLLAHSTRGTVATPAGP; via the coding sequence ATGAGTGAGCTTCTGAACGACGAGGCGGTCGTCCTGTACGGCGACATCCTGCGCCTGACCGACGCATTCGGTGGACGGGCCGATCGCACGATCCGCGAGGCCGCCGGGCTCGGCGGGTCCGAGTTCGAGGTGCTGCTGCGTCTGGCGCGGCATCCGGAGCGCCGTACCACCAGCGCCCGCCTCGCCGAGGACCTCTCCTTCACCTCCGGCGGCCTGACCCGGCTGATGGCCCGTATGGAAGAGGCCGGGCTGATCACCCGGCACCCTCACCCCGAGGACCGCAGGGCCTCCCTCCTGGAGGCCACCGACAAGGGCAACGACCTGCTGGAGCGTGCCCTCGCCGCGCACGTCCCGCAGATGACCGCCGACCTGATGGAACCACTCACTGTCATCGAGCGGCTGATCCTGCGCGAGCTGGTGACCAAGCTGCTCGCCCACTCCACGCGCGGCACGGTCGCCACACCCGCTGGGCCGTGA
- a CDS encoding LutC/YkgG family protein, which produces MSSRERILGRVQRALADVGQDDTPYEQAVPREYLREHGERSVEQTVDLLAENLADYRAIVHRCTEGELAALIGRLLAERGSKTVLVPTGLDEEWLGATDAERVPDRGESTPHELDRVDSVVTACAVAIAETGTIVLDGGPDQGRRRITLVPDHHICVVRVPDQVVSAVPQALERLDPARPLTWISGPSATSDIELDRVEGVHGPRSLEVVLVSGRPDAEVTP; this is translated from the coding sequence GTGAGCAGCAGGGAACGGATCCTGGGCCGGGTGCAGCGCGCGCTGGCGGACGTGGGACAGGACGACACGCCGTACGAGCAGGCGGTTCCTCGGGAGTATCTGCGCGAGCACGGCGAGCGGAGTGTCGAGCAGACGGTGGATCTGCTGGCCGAGAACCTGGCGGACTACCGGGCGATCGTGCACCGCTGCACGGAGGGCGAACTGGCGGCGTTGATCGGCCGGTTGCTTGCCGAGCGGGGCTCGAAGACGGTGCTGGTGCCGACGGGGCTGGACGAGGAGTGGCTCGGGGCGACGGACGCCGAGCGGGTCCCGGATCGCGGCGAGAGCACTCCGCACGAGCTGGACCGGGTCGACAGCGTGGTCACCGCGTGCGCGGTGGCCATCGCCGAGACCGGGACGATCGTGCTGGACGGCGGCCCGGACCAGGGCCGCCGCCGCATCACTCTCGTCCCCGACCACCACATCTGCGTCGTGCGGGTGCCGGACCAGGTGGTGTCCGCCGTGCCCCAGGCCCTCGAACGCCTCGATCCGGCCCGCCCGTTGACATGGATCTCCGGCCCGTCGGCGACCAGCGACATCGAGCTGGACCGGGTCGAGGGAGTGCACGGTCCGCGCTCCCTGGAGGTGGTGCTGGTGAGCGGCCGGCCGGATGCCGAGGTCACCCCGTAG
- a CDS encoding transposase family protein, protein MAGFGRSCHPSGGDGTCPRQTRRAAPPAARLDRALQKIARSGGVVVLLDGTLVRTRRRTGTENRKNFSGKHKAHGLLFLALTDVKGNLIWISAAKPGRSSEITTARHNKITEQLRAAGLGALADLGFVGLDDDPDDNPVIITGRKATRNHQLTAAEKEANRLLSRERAAVEHGFANLKSWRFLTKVRMHARHATTLLRALLVLANTEVQR, encoded by the coding sequence GTGGCTGGCTTCGGCCGGAGCTGTCACCCATCCGGCGGTGACGGGACGTGCCCCCGACAGACGCGGCGTGCCGCACCACCGGCAGCGCGACTGGACCGCGCGCTGCAGAAGATCGCCCGCAGCGGCGGTGTCGTGGTCCTGCTGGACGGCACCCTCGTGCGCACCCGCCGCCGCACGGGGACGGAGAACCGGAAGAACTTCTCAGGCAAACACAAGGCCCACGGCCTGCTGTTCCTCGCCCTGACCGACGTGAAGGGCAACCTGATCTGGATCTCCGCAGCCAAACCCGGCCGCTCCAGCGAGATCACCACCGCCCGGCACAACAAGATCACCGAACAGCTTCGGGCGGCCGGGCTCGGGGCGCTGGCCGACCTCGGCTTCGTCGGCCTGGACGACGATCCCGACGACAACCCGGTGATCATCACCGGCCGCAAGGCCACCCGGAACCACCAACTCACCGCCGCGGAGAAGGAAGCGAACCGCCTACTCAGCCGCGAACGAGCCGCCGTCGAGCACGGCTTCGCCAACCTCAAGTCCTGGCGCTTTCTGACCAAGGTCCGCATGCACGCCCGCCACGCGACCACCCTCCTGCGGGCTCTGCTCGTCCTCGCGAACACCGAAGTGCAGAGGTGA